One Streptomyces sp. NBC_00554 DNA segment encodes these proteins:
- a CDS encoding serine/threonine-protein kinase: MHLSVGGYVCERELGRGGQGVVWLARDRTGHQVVVKFLLPGKEYDEVALARVRREFGAASRVGELATARVLDADLTGRHPYIVSEFVPGPTIQQHVADNGPLSSGRLQSLALAVAHALAQVHRASVVHRDIKPSNILLSPDGPRIIDFGIARDDRLPESPLTTPGSVLGSPAYMSPEQVKSLRVTSASDVFSLGGTLYFAATGRHPFDGEAGYEAFVAVCERDADLTAVPEPIRSVIADCLRKDPAERPTAAQLVTRLAGVAEATANAQTESGTHPQPRGRVSGGAGHGTSAKQLRLWGFAAGSAAAAVLLAVVLSTNSGGSPTDGDPQANGSGSASSGRSTSPQPLSYTDDLTDSGDWSYKDPALGKVTHEGGTMLVDPKIQLEVWPQAPFEPSSFAVRLSTQTTWYGGDGGVGLWCNGSGDYWKGSRWTTYLTTGQEALIVREFRYKGTFQHDRVVEVDLADVGLKVASQQEIDMSMTCSSAGEGRIKVELAVDGTRVASYTGAAFAERGCGVAAFHYNATDPQGTAFHAGFERFTASEPLAR, translated from the coding sequence ATGCATTTGTCGGTGGGCGGATACGTTTGCGAGCGCGAGCTCGGCCGGGGCGGGCAAGGTGTGGTGTGGCTCGCCCGGGACCGGACGGGGCACCAAGTAGTGGTGAAGTTCCTGCTGCCGGGCAAGGAGTACGACGAGGTCGCGCTCGCCCGCGTACGGCGGGAGTTCGGCGCGGCGAGCCGGGTCGGTGAGCTGGCCACCGCACGGGTCCTCGACGCCGATCTGACCGGGCGACACCCGTACATCGTCAGCGAGTTCGTCCCGGGTCCGACGATCCAGCAGCATGTGGCCGACAACGGCCCGCTGTCCTCCGGGCGGCTCCAGTCCCTGGCGCTGGCCGTCGCTCACGCGTTGGCGCAGGTGCATCGGGCGAGTGTCGTACACCGGGACATCAAACCGTCCAACATCCTGCTCTCCCCGGACGGACCGCGGATCATCGACTTCGGTATCGCCCGCGACGACCGGTTGCCCGAGTCGCCGCTCACCACACCGGGCAGTGTGCTCGGTTCGCCCGCGTACATGTCACCCGAGCAGGTCAAGTCGCTCCGGGTCACCAGCGCCTCCGATGTGTTCTCCCTGGGCGGCACGCTGTACTTCGCCGCCACCGGGCGGCATCCCTTTGACGGGGAGGCCGGTTACGAAGCGTTCGTCGCCGTCTGCGAGCGCGACGCGGATCTCACGGCCGTGCCTGAGCCGATCCGTTCGGTCATCGCCGACTGCCTGCGCAAGGACCCGGCGGAACGTCCCACCGCTGCCCAGCTCGTCACTCGGCTCGCGGGGGTGGCGGAGGCGACGGCGAACGCGCAGACGGAGTCGGGTACGCATCCGCAACCGCGCGGACGCGTGAGCGGCGGCGCCGGTCACGGCACGAGCGCCAAGCAGCTGCGGCTGTGGGGGTTCGCGGCCGGTAGTGCCGCGGCGGCAGTGCTCCTTGCCGTCGTGCTCAGCACCAACTCGGGGGGATCACCCACGGACGGCGACCCGCAGGCCAATGGCTCGGGCTCCGCGTCGTCCGGGAGATCCACGAGCCCCCAACCCCTCTCGTACACGGATGACTTGACCGACTCGGGCGACTGGTCGTACAAGGATCCGGCCCTGGGGAAGGTCACGCACGAGGGTGGGACCATGCTGGTGGATCCCAAAATCCAGCTGGAGGTGTGGCCGCAGGCACCCTTCGAGCCGTCCTCGTTCGCGGTACGGCTGAGCACCCAGACGACCTGGTACGGGGGCGACGGCGGGGTCGGGCTGTGGTGCAACGGCTCGGGGGACTACTGGAAGGGTTCCCGCTGGACGACCTACCTGACCACGGGTCAGGAAGCCCTGATCGTGCGCGAGTTCCGGTACAAGGGAACCTTCCAGCACGACCGGGTCGTCGAGGTCGACCTCGCGGACGTGGGCCTCAAGGTGGCCAGCCAGCAGGAGATCGACATGTCGATGACCTGTTCCTCGGCCGGCGAGGGCCGGATCAAAGTGGAACTCGCCGTCGACGGCACCCGGGTGGCCTCGTACACCGGCGCCGCCTTCGCCGAGCGGGGCTGCGGTGTGGCGGCCTTCCACTACAACGCGACCGACCCGCAGGGCACGGCCTTCCACGCGGGTTTCGAGCGCTTCACCGCGTCCGAGCCGCTGGCACGCTGA
- a CDS encoding HIT family protein has protein sequence MDLEMYVERTRIGPCFVCAFLTGNPDYPHATVFEDADHVAFLDRWPTVPGKVLVAPKVHVEHVVRDLDEVAYSRLMLFVREIAFAVEAVCEPERTYLYSLGSQQGNAHLHWHIAALPVGVPYPEQQFHALMTENGVLTLSPEQAASMAARLREVVIARGVLKPE, from the coding sequence ATGGATCTCGAGATGTACGTGGAGCGGACCCGGATCGGCCCGTGCTTTGTCTGTGCGTTCCTGACCGGGAACCCGGACTACCCGCATGCGACGGTTTTTGAGGATGCCGATCACGTGGCGTTCCTGGACAGGTGGCCCACGGTGCCGGGCAAGGTCCTGGTCGCGCCGAAGGTGCACGTCGAGCACGTCGTGCGCGATCTGGACGAGGTGGCCTACAGCCGGCTCATGCTGTTCGTCCGGGAGATCGCCTTCGCCGTCGAGGCCGTCTGCGAGCCGGAGCGCACGTACCTGTACTCGCTCGGCAGCCAGCAGGGCAATGCGCATCTGCACTGGCACATCGCCGCCCTGCCGGTTGGCGTTCCCTACCCTGAGCAGCAGTTCCACGCTCTGATGACGGAGAACGGGGTTCTGACGCTGTCGCCGGAGCAAGCGGCCTCGATGGCCGCGCGTCTGCGTGAGGTGGTCATCGCCCGGGGCGTGCTCAAGCCGGAATGA
- a CDS encoding VOC family protein, with amino-acid sequence MTGEPTFFELGVADPERGRVFYQALFGWTLEPGPSGRGFAISTGGVPGGLHGGDKNASPYLFFRVDDLDTAVAKVRELGGTIEDIGEDGDEDGESTARFGRFKLCRDDQGSAFGLHQPPGGQ; translated from the coding sequence ATGACAGGCGAACCGACTTTCTTCGAACTCGGCGTGGCCGACCCCGAGCGCGGGCGCGTCTTCTACCAGGCCCTCTTCGGCTGGACCCTGGAACCCGGCCCCAGCGGGCGCGGCTTCGCCATCAGCACCGGCGGCGTCCCGGGCGGCCTGCACGGCGGCGACAAGAACGCCTCCCCCTACCTGTTCTTCCGCGTCGACGACCTGGACACCGCCGTCGCCAAGGTCCGTGAACTGGGCGGCACCATCGAGGACATCGGTGAGGACGGCGACGAGGACGGCGAGTCGACCGCCCGCTTCGGCCGGTTCAAGCTGTGCCGCGACGACCAGGGCTCGGCCTTCGGACTGCATCAGCCGCCGGGGGGCCAGTGA
- a CDS encoding SMI1/KNR4 family protein translates to MFTTQMTGSSERHLLRSAIAVLRDAVPGDLRRPPLGWAGVRAWEAAHGIELPEPYRTFVAEVSNGSLEGASMAHALLPLGRLPENWQNWKADCWLSPEPFDGTAVRKFTEPFPLEEEWQWEYDYYDHDEHSPLLHGIYQHGSVLLGGNRDCEFWVLVVTGPQRGRVWWLGDGCVAPYMDAEEESEPEADFVTWFQDWQADRGWWAEHLDG, encoded by the coding sequence GTGTTCACTACGCAGATGACAGGTAGCTCAGAGCGGCACCTCCTGAGAAGTGCGATCGCCGTCCTCCGCGATGCTGTCCCCGGAGATCTTCGACGGCCTCCCCTTGGCTGGGCAGGCGTCCGGGCGTGGGAAGCCGCTCACGGCATCGAACTACCAGAGCCCTACCGTACGTTCGTCGCGGAGGTTTCCAACGGTTCGTTGGAGGGGGCATCCATGGCGCACGCGCTCCTTCCTCTGGGCAGACTTCCTGAGAACTGGCAGAACTGGAAGGCCGATTGCTGGCTCAGCCCCGAACCATTCGACGGAACGGCTGTCCGCAAGTTCACTGAGCCATTCCCCCTGGAGGAGGAGTGGCAGTGGGAGTACGACTACTACGACCACGATGAGCACTCACCCCTACTCCACGGCATCTATCAGCACGGCTCGGTGCTCCTGGGCGGCAACCGTGACTGCGAGTTCTGGGTACTCGTGGTCACAGGGCCTCAGCGCGGCCGAGTCTGGTGGCTGGGAGACGGATGCGTGGCTCCGTACATGGACGCGGAGGAGGAAAGCGAGCCAGAGGCCGACTTCGTGACCTGGTTCCAGGATTGGCAAGCCGACCGAGGATGGTGGGCCGAGCACCTCGACGGGTAG
- a CDS encoding ester cyclase gives MDKNLARLRTAYATLERGDLDACVEMLTENFIANVPGVPDPLYGRETWRLGAQAMLEGFPDLQINVEDMFGVDDNVAVRVHFRGTHRGDFQGVAATDRQVSFRSIEIYRIEGDKIAEEWVAPDIISLMQQISSPPATDQ, from the coding sequence GTGGACAAGAACCTGGCCCGGTTGCGCACTGCCTACGCGACGCTGGAACGCGGCGATCTCGACGCGTGTGTCGAGATGCTGACGGAGAACTTCATCGCCAACGTCCCCGGGGTACCCGACCCGCTGTACGGTCGGGAGACCTGGCGGCTCGGGGCTCAGGCCATGCTGGAAGGCTTCCCTGACCTGCAGATCAATGTCGAGGACATGTTCGGCGTCGACGACAATGTGGCGGTGCGGGTCCACTTCCGCGGAACGCATCGGGGCGACTTTCAAGGGGTCGCGGCGACGGACCGACAGGTCAGTTTCCGCAGCATCGAGATCTACCGCATCGAGGGTGACAAAATCGCCGAGGAATGGGTCGCCCCAGACATCATCAGCCTCATGCAGCAGATCTCGTCCCCGCCGGCCACTGACCAGTAA